A genomic stretch from Erigeron canadensis isolate Cc75 chromosome 9, C_canadensis_v1, whole genome shotgun sequence includes:
- the LOC122582848 gene encoding methyl-CpG-binding domain-containing protein 7-like has translation MPELQPELSTVNDGDDYNLHRQLAVTPVSHSVSSSVIPPLSVPAGWIIQQVPRSNGTRLDTYYIDPETGRKFRSRYDIMRYLNPEVYQATKLKIKLKLKPKPKPLRVDYEIKNSMDRTMITAGESMSPRRNWITTKFTLPEDWFVEIVPRKSGNTSSDKYYYDPITGRKFRSLKDVERYLIEGIIPSKSVANRLTYNEKPLQTIGYRKMIDSGGQTSGYRKMIVSGGQMLDFEEGNDNQYQLVTVTPTRSPSTSHFKLPDGWIVEVVPRKSGNHCADRYYYEPGTGQKFRSKTAVQKHLAELEDSSPQSVVPEEQIEDNVPLARAFRSATPRKRRSSYASCKKRDFRKVQKSSFSNPPSKINWVVGSTEAETWNAFVGDTPVSDSLQQQWGEKFTLALNNITRNSSISRCGSTGTNQRLAF, from the exons ATGCCGGAGCTGCAGCCGGAACTGTCCACCGTCAACGACGGTGACGATTACAACTTGCACCGTCAACTCGCCGTTACTCCTGTCTCACATTCCGTTTCTAGTTCCGTTATCCCTCCGTTATCTGTTCCTGCCGGTTGGATTATTCAGCAGGTCCCTCGCTCCAATGGCACGCGTCTCGATACG TACTACATTGATCCAGAAACAGGGCGAAAATTTCGATCAAGGTATGACATTATGAGATACCTGAATCCTGAAGTATATCAAGCTACCAAACTGAAAATCAAACTCAAACTCAAGCCCAAGCCTAAGCCCTTAAGAGTTGACTATGAAATTAAG AATTCGATGGATCGAACGATGATCACAGCTGGAGAAAGT ATGAGTCCTAGAAGAAATTGGATCACCACAAAGTTTACTCTACCTGAAGATTGGTTTGTGGAGATAGTTCCTCGTAAGTCTGGAAATACTAGTAGTGACAAG TACTACTATGATCCAATAACTGGACGTAAGTTTCGATCCCTTAAAGACGTGGAGAGATACCTTATAGAAGGAATTATACCTTCTAAATCAGTAGCCAATAGACTTACATACAATGAGAAG CCTTTGCAGACAATTGGCTATCGTAAGATGATCGACTCTGGTGGACAG ACAAGTGGCTATCGGAAGATGATCGTCTCTGGTGGACAG ATGCTAGATTTTGAAGAAGGTAATGATAATCAATATCAATTGGTTACTGTAACCCCAACAAGGTCTCCATCCACCTCCCATTTTAAACTCCCAGATGGTTGGATTGTGGAAGTGGTGCCCCGAAAGTCGGGTAACCATTGTGCTGACAGG TATTATTATGAGCCAGGAACTGGACAGAAGTTCCGATCTAAGACAGCTGTCCAAAAGCACCTAGCAGAGCTGGAAGATAGTTCACCACAATCAGTAGTACCAGAAGAACAAATAGAAGACAATGTACCCCTCGCCAGGGCTTTCAGATCAGCTACTCCTAGAAAG AGGCGCAGTTCATATGCTTCATGCAAGAAAAGAGATTTCAGAAAAGTGCAAAAATCATCATTTAGCAATCCTCCAAGTAAGATTAATTGGGTTGTTGGTAGCACCGAAGCAGAAACTTGGAACGCTTTTGTCGGTGATACACCGGTTTCTGATTCTCTGCAGCAGCAATGGGGAGAGAAATTCACATTAGCTCTTAACAATATCACTCGTAATTCATCAATTTCAAGATGCGGTAGCACAG GAACAAACCAAAGGCTGGCTTTTTGA
- the LOC122581522 gene encoding protein ALP1-like, which translates to MKLQVIVDSTMQFIDVHVGLPGCLTAEKVLPLSEFYNLAQNGERLNGNEMDLSQGTTVREYVVGGSGFQLLPWLITPYCEEQPTEEQNEFNDIHLATRMVAKRALKRLKEVWSVIDGGMWQLDRNQLPYIVLACCILHNIQIAKEGDGVSDVSSMLFDHDPGYPPEKSAFADENAEIARDNLRLYLARKDIA; encoded by the coding sequence ATGAAACTGCAAGTAATTGTGGACTCAACAATGCAGTTTATTGATGTGCATGTGGGGCTTCCTGGATGTTTAACTGCTGAAAAAGTCCTTCCTTTGTCAGAGTTCTATAATCTGGCTCAAAATGGAGAGAGGTTGAACGGGAATGAAATGGATCTTTCCCAAGGGACAACAGTTCGTGAGTATGTAGTTGGAGGGTCAGGTTTTCAGCTCCTGCCATGGCTCATAACTCCATATTGTGAAGAACAACCGACTGAGGAACAAAACGAGTTCAACGACATTCACTTGGCAACCAGAATGGTTGCTAAACGGGCTTTGAAGAGGTTGAAGGAGGTTTGGTCAGTGATTGACGGCGGCATGTGGCAGCTTGACAGGAATCAGTTACCATACATTGTTCTCGCGTGTTGCATACTGCATAACATCCAAATTGCCAAGGAAGGTGATGGAGTGTCAGATGTGTCAAGCATGTTGTTTGATCACGACCCCGGGTATCCACCTGAAAAAAGTGCATTTGCCGATGAAAATGCTGAGATCGCGCGGGACAATCTGCGTCTCTACTTGGCCAGAAAAGATATAGCATGA
- the LOC122581762 gene encoding ras-related protein RABE1c-like, whose translation MAAPPARARADYDYLIKLLLIGDSGVGKSCLLLRFSDGSFTTSFITTIGIDFKIRTIELDGKRIKLQIWDTAGQERFRTITTAYYRGAMGILLVYDVTDESSFNNIRNWIRNIEQHASDNVNKILVGNKADMDESKRAVPTAKGQALADEYGIKFFETSAKTNLNVEQVFFSIAKDIKQRLSDTDTKAEPTTIKISQADGGAGSSQAAQKSACCGS comes from the exons ATGGCTGCTCCACCGGCTAGGGCAAGAGCAGATTATGATTACCTGATTAAGCTTCTTTTGATCGGCGATAGCG GTGTGGGAAAGAGTTGCCTTCTTTTGCGTTTTTCTGATGGCTCTTTCACTACTAGTTTTATCACCACCATCGG TATCGATTTTAAGATAAGAACTATTGAGCTTGATGGAAAGCGGATCAAGCTCCAAATTTGGGACACTGCTGGTCAGGAACGGTTCCGGACAATTACAACTG CTTACTACAGAGGAGCCATGGGTATATTGTTGGTGTATGATGTTACAGATGAGTCATCATTCAATA ACATAAGAAATTGGATTCGCAACATTGAACAACATGCCTCAGACAATGTTAACAAGATCTTGGTCGGAAACAAAGCTGATATGGATGAAAGCAAAAGG GCGGTACCTACCGCAAAAGGCCAAGCACTAGCTGATGAGTATGGTATTAAGTTCTTTGAAACC AGTGCCAAAACAAATCTAAATGTGGAGCAAGTTTTCTTTTCTATTGCGAAGGATATCAAGCAAAGGCTTTCTGACACCGATACAAAGGCTGAG CCAACGACAATTAAGATCAGCCAAGCAGACGGGGGAGCTGGGAGTAGTCAAGCTGCACAGAAATCTGCTTGCTGTGGTTCTTAA
- the LOC122580848 gene encoding zinc finger protein ZAT12-like: MTVKRPLENDTEIETMAMANCLMLLSRVGKTGSDSLSEPGRLFYCKTCNRPFQSFQALGGHRASHKRPKLNDLLKQSPPKPKTHECSVCGQEFAIGQALGGHMRRHRDEVTTKSVHTVVKNESEKRRSLFLDLDLNLMPYENDLKLWPIVT, encoded by the coding sequence ATGACGGTTAAGAGACCATTAGAAAACGATACCGAGATAGAAACAATGGCCATGGCCAACTGCTTAATGCTTCTATCTCGTGTAGGAAAAACCGGTTCAGATTCATTATCTGAACCGGGGAGGTTGTTCTACTGCAAGACGTGCAATAGACCGTTTCAGTCGTTTCAAGCACTAGGTGGCCACCGTGCAAGTCATAAACGACCAAAGTTAAATGATTTGCTTAAGCAATCTCCACCGAAACCGAAAACACATGAGTGTTCGGTTTGTGGACAAGAGTTCGCGATCGGTCAAGCTTTGGGTGGTCATATGAGACGGCATCGTGACGAAGTTACGACGAAAAGTGTTCACACGGTGGTCAAGAATGAAAGTGAGAAAAGAAGAAGTTTGTTTTTGGATTTGGATTTGAATCTGATGCCATATGAGAATGATTTAAAGTTGTGGCCTATTGTTACTTAG
- the LOC122581524 gene encoding zinc finger protein ZAT1-like produces MTVKRSWEDDQEVEKLAMANCLMLLSRVGESGGRVFNCKTCNKEFKSFQALGGHRASHKRTKLLLSSNNNQVQLSPPKPKSHECSICGLEFAIGQALGGHMRRHRDIISNEKIGVVVLPKNGKRGGLCDLDLNLTPYENDMKLWSTSVKTTLATMMIKRGWEDDKEIEHLAMDNCLMLQTPTDQSSATSTMGRTFHCKSCNKGFKSFQALGGHRASSHKRFKLLDQQPKAELPPKAKTYECSVCGLEFELGQALGGHMRRHRDIVVGRELLPMASSSTGLGLDLDLNLTPYENDLKLLNRPVVI; encoded by the exons ATGACAGTGAAGAGAAGCTGGGAAGACGATCAAGAAGTCGAGAAGTTAGCCATGGCAAATTGCTTAATGCTGCTATCACGTGTCGGTGAATCGGGTGGTCGGGTTTTTAATTGCAAAACATGTAACAAAGAATTTAAATCATTTCAAGCTCTAGGGGGGCACCGTGCAAGTCACAAACGtactaaattattattatcatcaaatAATAATCAAGTACAATTATCTCCACCGAAACCTAAGTCCCACGAATGTTCTATTTGCGGCCTAGAGTTCGCGATTGGACAAGCGTTGGGTGGTCATATGAGACGACATCGTGACATTATTAGCAACGAGAAAATCGGTGTGGTCGTTTTGCCTAAGAACGGAAAAAGAGGCGGGTTGTGTGATCTGGATTTGAACCTGACACCTTATGAAAATGATATGAAGCTGTGGAGTACTAGTGTTAAAACGACTCTTGCTAC aatgatgatCAAGAGAGGTTGGGAAGACGATAAGGAGATCGAGCATTTGGCAATGGATAACTGCTTGATGCTTCAGACTCCCACGGATCAATCAAGTGCAACATCCACGATGGGCCGAACGTTTCATTGTAAGTCATGCAACAAGGGGTTTAAGTCATTTCAAGCTTTGGGTGGCCACCGTGCTAGCAGCCACAAGCGGTTCAAATTGTTGGACCAACAACCAAAGGCCGAGTTGCCACCAAAGGCTAAAACGTACGAGTGCTCAGTTTGTGGACTTGAGTTTGAACTTGGTCAGGCGCTAGGTGGTCATATGAGGCGACATCGTGACATAGTGGTGGGGAGAGAGCTTTTACCAATGGCGTCTAGCTCGACGGGTTTGGGTTTagatttggatttaaatttgaCACCGTATGAGAATGATCTGAAGCTGTTAAACCGGCCGGTGGTGATTTGA